The following proteins are encoded in a genomic region of Cellulomonas sp. ES6:
- a CDS encoding MarR family winged helix-turn-helix transcriptional regulator: MTDASTDATHALRQLASALHDLSRAVRREQDSEAGGLPGLPPTEFEVMRYVDRHPGTSVGGAAEALGLRQSNVSAAVRGLAGRGLVERVADAADRRVARLHPTPLARRRRETVEQAWARTLETALSRLGPADAAAVRDAAGPLARLAGAVR; encoded by the coding sequence GTGACCGACGCCAGCACCGACGCCACGCACGCCCTGCGGCAGCTCGCCTCCGCGCTGCACGACCTCTCGCGCGCGGTGCGCCGGGAGCAGGACTCCGAGGCCGGTGGGCTGCCCGGGCTGCCCCCGACGGAGTTCGAGGTCATGCGGTACGTCGACCGGCACCCCGGGACGAGCGTCGGCGGCGCCGCCGAGGCCCTCGGCCTGCGGCAGAGCAACGTGAGCGCCGCCGTCCGCGGGCTCGCCGGGCGAGGGCTCGTCGAGCGCGTCGCGGACGCCGCCGACCGGCGGGTCGCCCGGCTGCACCCGACGCCCCTCGCCCGGCGGCGCCGCGAGACGGTCGAGCAGGCGTGGGCGCGGACGCTGGAGACCGCGCTCTCCCGCCTGGGCCCGGCCGACGCCGCGGCGGTCCGCGACGCCGCCGGGCCGCTCGCGCGCCTGGCCGGTGCCGTCAGGTGA
- a CDS encoding ABC transporter permease: protein MKDTLVSEYRKIVTTRTWWVLLVVMVGYMAFLGTMMAFAFTFDDGSQVSTGGGATPVVDPRDIAVAVYSLPASLGYALPLLVGVLAVTAEFRHRTLTPTLLAQPDRNRFVAGKLIASIPMGLLYGVLGTLATVAAGATVFAFTDADAFLGDAQMWGVIARTVLSLTIWCVLGVGLGFALPNQVVAIIVVLAFTQFVEPIARLVLNLNDATAGIARFMPGAAGEAISGGSFYSASGLGDLLSPAAGALVLVGYALVLALVGRLTTLRRDIT from the coding sequence ATGAAGGACACCCTGGTCTCCGAGTACCGGAAGATCGTCACGACCCGCACCTGGTGGGTGCTGCTGGTCGTCATGGTCGGCTACATGGCGTTCCTCGGGACGATGATGGCGTTCGCCTTCACGTTCGACGACGGCTCGCAGGTCTCCACGGGCGGCGGCGCCACGCCGGTCGTCGACCCGCGGGACATCGCCGTGGCGGTGTACTCCCTGCCCGCCTCGCTGGGGTACGCCCTGCCGCTGCTGGTCGGGGTCCTGGCCGTGACCGCGGAGTTCCGGCACCGCACGCTCACGCCGACGCTCCTGGCCCAGCCCGACCGCAACCGGTTCGTGGCCGGCAAGCTGATCGCGTCGATCCCGATGGGCCTGCTGTACGGCGTGCTCGGGACGCTCGCGACCGTCGCCGCGGGCGCCACCGTGTTCGCCTTCACCGACGCGGACGCGTTCCTCGGGGACGCGCAGATGTGGGGCGTCATCGCCCGGACGGTCCTCTCGCTCACCATCTGGTGCGTGCTCGGCGTCGGGCTCGGGTTCGCGCTGCCGAACCAGGTCGTGGCGATCATCGTCGTGCTGGCCTTCACGCAGTTCGTGGAGCCGATCGCGCGGCTGGTGCTCAACCTCAACGACGCGACGGCGGGCATCGCGCGGTTCATGCCCGGTGCGGCGGGCGAGGCGATCAGCGGCGGGTCGTTCTACTCCGCGAGCGGCCTGGGGGACCTGCTGTCACCCGCGGCGGGCGCCTTGGTCCTGGTCGGCTACGCGCTGGTGCTCGCCCTGGTCGGGCGCCTCACGACGCTGCGGCGCGACATCACCTGA
- a CDS encoding ABC transporter ATP-binding protein — translation MPPDATHAIEVSHLTKTFGQVRAVDDLSFTVRPGRVTGFLGPNGAGKTTTLRMLLGLVTPTSGTATIGGRRYTELDRPMRTVGAALEAADFHPGRTALDHLRVFAPQAGVPDSRAPEVLDLVGLGFAAKRRVGGFSLGMRQRLALATTLLGDPPVLLLDEPANGLDPEGIRWLRDLLRALAAQGRTVLVSSHVLSEVQQTVDDVVIIAGGRLVHASTLEELGRMTEPRVRISSPDAQRLDALVAAHGWTAGPVAPGVVEVTGTDAAAVGHAAFAAGLELHELATHAAGLEELFLSLTSSTAEHAAPPGAPPTATGPTAADASTGGAR, via the coding sequence ATGCCACCCGACGCCACGCACGCCATCGAGGTCAGCCACCTCACGAAGACGTTCGGCCAGGTCCGGGCCGTCGACGACCTGAGCTTCACCGTCCGGCCCGGCCGGGTGACCGGGTTCCTCGGCCCGAACGGCGCCGGCAAGACGACGACGCTGCGGATGCTGCTGGGGCTGGTGACGCCGACCAGCGGCACCGCCACCATCGGGGGCCGCCGCTACACCGAGCTCGACCGCCCCATGCGGACCGTCGGCGCCGCGCTCGAGGCCGCGGACTTCCACCCCGGCCGCACGGCGCTGGACCACCTGCGCGTGTTCGCGCCGCAGGCCGGGGTCCCGGACTCCCGGGCGCCCGAGGTGCTCGACCTCGTGGGGCTGGGGTTCGCCGCGAAGCGCCGGGTCGGCGGCTTCTCCCTCGGCATGCGGCAGCGGCTCGCGCTGGCGACCACGCTGCTGGGCGACCCGCCCGTGCTGCTGCTGGACGAGCCCGCGAACGGCCTGGACCCCGAGGGCATCCGCTGGCTGCGCGACCTGCTGCGGGCGCTCGCCGCCCAGGGCCGGACCGTCCTGGTGTCCTCGCACGTGCTCTCCGAGGTGCAGCAGACGGTCGACGACGTCGTCATCATCGCCGGCGGCCGCCTGGTGCACGCCTCCACGCTCGAGGAGCTGGGGCGCATGACGGAGCCGCGCGTCCGCATCTCCTCGCCGGACGCGCAGCGGCTGGACGCGCTCGTGGCCGCCCACGGCTGGACGGCCGGCCCCGTCGCTCCCGGCGTCGTCGAGGTCACCGGCACCGACGCCGCCGCCGTCGGGCACGCCGCGTTCGCGGCCGGTCTCGAGCTGCACGAGCTCGCCACGCACGCCGCCGGCCTGGAGGAGCTGTTCCTCAGCCTGACGTCGTCGACCGCCGAGCACGCCGCCCCGCCCGGGGCACCGCCGACCGCCACCGGGCCGACCGCCGCCGACGCGTCCACCGGAGGTGCGCGATGA
- a CDS encoding HAMP domain-containing sensor histidine kinase — protein sequence MTVPRHQRPRVGRLPDVRPLDRLRSIKIKLGVLVAAAVFVAALLTWIGLNNALGPTRTFPIVIVIALVMTQVLARGMTSPLREMTAAARAMAAGDYSRRVRATSRDEVGELAAAFNRMADDLEQADSLRREMVANVSHELRTPVTALQAQLENIVDGVSDPDPESMRAALAQTQRLSRLVATLLDLSRLEAGAVDLQVTEVPLQQFLEEAAQEGRLVGASKDLTFPVQVEPPDLTVPADRERLHQVVANLVQNAVRHSPRGAPVRLEAHRAGGWVRIDVVDQGPGIAADQRQRVFERFARGNTPAITGQISTGGTGLGLSIVRWAVTLHGGTVEVADTDTGCTMRVMLPSRRTSRPATAAF from the coding sequence GTGACGGTCCCCCGGCACCAGCGGCCGCGCGTCGGGCGGCTGCCGGACGTGCGGCCGCTCGACCGGCTGCGCTCCATCAAGATCAAGCTGGGCGTGCTCGTCGCGGCGGCGGTGTTCGTCGCCGCCCTGCTGACGTGGATCGGCCTGAACAACGCGCTGGGCCCGACGCGGACGTTCCCGATCGTCATCGTCATCGCCCTCGTCATGACGCAGGTGCTCGCCCGCGGCATGACGTCGCCGCTGCGGGAGATGACCGCGGCCGCGCGGGCCATGGCGGCGGGCGACTACAGCCGCCGCGTGCGCGCGACGAGCCGCGACGAGGTGGGCGAGCTCGCGGCGGCGTTCAACCGCATGGCGGACGACCTCGAGCAGGCCGACTCCCTGCGCCGCGAGATGGTCGCGAACGTGTCGCACGAGCTGCGCACCCCGGTCACCGCCCTGCAGGCCCAGCTCGAGAACATCGTCGACGGGGTGAGCGACCCCGACCCGGAGTCCATGCGCGCCGCCCTGGCCCAGACGCAGCGCCTCAGCCGGCTCGTCGCCACCCTGCTCGACCTGTCGCGCCTCGAGGCGGGGGCGGTCGACCTGCAGGTCACCGAGGTGCCGCTGCAGCAGTTCCTCGAGGAGGCCGCGCAGGAGGGGCGCCTGGTCGGCGCCTCCAAGGACCTCACGTTCCCGGTGCAGGTGGAGCCGCCGGACCTCACGGTGCCCGCCGACCGCGAGCGCCTGCACCAGGTGGTGGCCAACCTCGTGCAGAACGCGGTGCGGCACTCCCCGCGCGGCGCCCCCGTCCGGCTCGAGGCGCACCGCGCCGGCGGCTGGGTGCGGATCGACGTCGTCGACCAGGGCCCCGGCATCGCGGCCGACCAGCGGCAGCGCGTCTTCGAGCGGTTCGCGCGCGGCAACACGCCGGCGATCACCGGGCAGATCTCCACGGGCGGCACCGGGCTCGGGCTGTCGATCGTGCGCTGGGCGGTCACGCTCCACGGCGGCACGGTCGAGGTCGCCGACACGGACACCGGCTGCACCATGCGCGTGATGCTCCCCTCGCGGCGCACGTCCCGGCCCGCGACCGCCGCGTTCTAG